tataataagaaaaaaagttaagttcaattcattaacaattagcAATAATATCACTATATAAGTACATAGATCTATAAGAAAAATATCCAATCTCAGATCATTTGAACTCAAttaaaatcagaataaaaaacagaaatgCTATATAatacaagtagaagcatatatcTTTGAACATGAATAAAAACAGAATCAATCAAAAAATTTCTAGTGCTGATGAATCTTTTTATAAGAAGGCTATTTTGAGTTATTACCATAACTAAGTAGAACTAAATGATAATACTGGCTAAAATCACATTCTATTGGTGAAAATTTTATAGTTCTTATACTGATTTGGCAAATCCTATAATAGATAAGGACTTAAGTGCAGCCACCACTACCGATATAATCCTACACAAGTTACAATGGGAACCAAGGAAAgtattaattaaatcaaaaggGAGCTGCATACTTACACTGTCAACAATAATTACGTCAACTGAACCACTACGGATTAAGGTATCCACAAGACTAAGTGCTTGTTCACCACAATCTGGTTGTGAAAGCAACAAGTTTTCAGTATTCACACCAATGGATTCTGCAAGTGCCTTATTGAGAGCATGCTCAGCATCAACAAATACACAGTAGCCTGCACGAAATGAAGATATGAATGCAAGCATAAACTAACTACAAAATCCTTAACATAGATTCCTTACAAATACATCATAGTAGTAAACAGACAGCCCTTCTTACTTATCTTCGGTATTATGATGTTATTAATTGTGgtaacttcatttttatgatcaaAATAGCATAAATTAAGCCTGAAATGTTGATATAGCCCACCAAGATACTTGtagtacaaaatttaaattatacacATTATACCTCTTACTTCTCTCTCTGCCAAAAGGATAAGAGAAGTGGAAAACAGAACACAACCTGTTCACAACT
This region of Arachis hypogaea cultivar Tifrunner chromosome 8, arahy.Tifrunner.gnm2.J5K5, whole genome shotgun sequence genomic DNA includes:
- the LOC112707289 gene encoding DNA repair protein recA homolog 3, mitochondrial, with amino-acid sequence MMEIYGPEASGKTTLALHVISEAQEQGGYCVFVDAEHALNKALAESIGVNTENLLLSQPDCGEQALSLVDTLIRSGSVDVIIVDSPKPRADSWAS